One Micromonas commoda chromosome 5, complete sequence genomic window, CTCTTCCGATGCCAGGACAAGCAGCTTCGCGTGATGATCTTTCGGCACATCGTAGCCGACGTCAAGGGCGCGAACAAGACCCGGCGCAACGAGGCGCTCAACAGGCAGGTGCAAAACTtcctggccgccgcgttgaaGGACGAGAacgaggccgccgccaagaaggcgctcgcggtcatCACGGAACTCTACAGGAGAAACGTCTGGTCGGATGCGAGAACGGTGAACCTCGTCGCAGACGCGTGTCGACATCCGAGCCCGAAGATCCTCGTGGCCGCCTTGAAGTTCTTCCTCGGGCAGGACgaggccgcggaggctgccgcggaggcgggggacgacagcgacgacgacgatgacgacgcgccgaAGCCCAAGACGGGCGTcggaaccgccgcgggtACGAGCAGCGGGGTGAGCAAGGAGGACGTGTACAAAGCGTACAACAAGGTGAGCGACGTTTCGAGAGACGTTTCGGGAGACGTTTCGGGAGACGTTTCGGGAGACGTTTCGGGAGACGTTTCGTTTCCAGCCCCAAaaacgcgtccgccgccctccgctcgtcgtcccgcggcggcccgaACCCCGCCCGTCTCTCCTCCCTCGCTCCGCGCGCAGCCGGTGATGTTCAAAAATATATTTGCTACTCTCGAGGCCAAACTCGGTGACGACAACTCATCACCAAGATCTCTGAGgcttcgcgcgcgagcgttTTTTTTCActcttcggcgccgcgagacgGCCTCCTCGCTTTCGTGCCCCTCTCGTCTCACCGGCGACTCTTTACTGATCCGATCGAAACTCAACCCCACTCCGTCGACGCAGGGCGTGAGCCGCACCAAGGCAAAGAAGCAGGCCAAGCTCAAGCGCCAGATGGCGTCCATACGCAAAGccggacggcgcgaggagggcaacAACGGTGAAGCTCGATTCGCCGCGATGCAACTGGTGAACGATCCGCAGGCTTTCGCCGAGCACCTCTTCGGCCGCCTGCAGAGCGGCAGCGCGCTAAAGTTTGACACGAAGATGCTGCTGATCCAGGTTGTGTCGCGCGTGGTGGGTCTGCACCGGCTGCACCTGCTGCACCTGTACCCGTTTCTGCAGAGGTACGTCCAGCCGAACCAGCGCGAGGTGACGCGGCTgctggcgtccgccgccaccgcgtgtCACGAACTCGTCccccccgacgccctcgagcccCTGCTCCGGCAGCTCGTGAACCAGTTCGTCCACGACAGGGCGAGGCCCGAGGTTGTCGCCGTGGGTATCAACACCGTGAGGGAGATTTGCGTGCGGTGCCCGCTGGTGATGCACAGCGACTTGCTGCAGGATCTGGCGCAGTATAAGCGAGCCAGGGACAAGCcggtggccaccgcggcgagggcgctcatcgcgctctTCCGCGAACTCGCGCCGGGCATGCTCGAGAAGAAGGATCGCGGAAAAGGTGCGTTTCATCCGGTTTGGGTCGTCACTTTTCGCCTCCCCGGCGGTTTCGTTTTCGTTTGGTTTCGTGCGGGCTCTCTCCCCTTGCCCCTTCGTCCTTCGGCCTTcggccttcgccgccgccgcgcctcgaggTGAATGATGAGAAAAAAATTCGGCGGAGACCATTCATAACATGAGTCAGACGAATTTATCCGCTTAGTAATTGACACCTcgagccgacgcgagcggcggcgtcggatcCTCCCTCTCAACTTTTCAACCAACCAATAcccccccccccgcgcgccccgactCGAGTCTCGAAGACTGACTGTTCGTCCCCCGCCGTCCACTAAACCCAACCCAGGAGCCGATTTGGAAaggaccgtcgccgcgttcggagACTTCAAGGCGGAGGATCgagtcgcgggcgccgagctcctgcagaaggaggcggcgaggctccgACGAGAGGAGCGagaggcggccaaggctgcggcggaggcggtgagcGACGGGGAAGATGATGGGGAGGAGGGTggggaggatgaggatgaggatgaggatgaggatggGGAGGATGGGGATGAGGCGTTGGtttcggacgacgacgccgaggacgcgagcgacagcgacgagggTGAGCTCCTatccggcgaggagggctccgacgaggagggctccgacgaggagggcgaggagggctcggaggaggaggaagcctcGGGCTCTGAGGAGTTTgaccccgaggaggaggacgagtacggccgcgtcgtcgacccgaCCACCGGAAGGAAGCGCAAGTTCATCCAGCCCGCGCTCACGCTGGAGCAGAAACGGGCCAtggccgagcgcgccgtgtCCGAGGCGGAGGCAAAGGGCGAGCGGGCGCCCAAGGTTCGCAAAAACGGCGTCCTCTCGCTCTCGGAGCTCAGGCGCCGGCACAAaaccgccgcgaaggagcgccgagcgagagaggcggaggaggcggagacgaacgcggcgcactCGGACTCGGAGGAGGACCTCGTGGAGCACACGCGGGTGCTCGAACCCGAGGATTTTCGGCGGATCAAG contains:
- a CDS encoding predicted protein; amino-acid sequence: MSRCDLLSLQGKAKRDPEGYRDDVLMQLQHYNALHGLFMLKPGKDFREFADLVGFLAQVSASYKADIPSFHVGLIELLEKHYALLDPHLRRSLVSALILLRNRGSATAAELLPLFFKLFRCQDKQLRVMIFRHIVADVKGANKTRRNEALNRQVQNFLAAALKDENEAAAKKALAVITELYRRNVWSDARTVNLVADACRHPSPKILVAALKFFLGQDEAAEAAAEAGDDSDDDDDDAPKPKTGVGTAAGTSSGAKKQAKLKRQMASIRKAGRREEGNNGEARFAAMQLVNDPQAFAEHLFGRLQSGSALKFDTKMLLIQVVSRVVGLHRLHLLHLYPFLQRYVQPNQREVTRLLASAATACHELVPPDALEPLLRQLVNQFVHDRARPEVVAVGINTVREICVRCPLVMHSDLLQDLAQYKRARDKPVATAARALIALFRELAPGMLEKKDRGKGADLERTVAAFGDFKAEDRVAGAELLQKEAARLRREEREAAKAAAEAVSDGEDDGEEGGEDEDEDEDEDGEDGDEAEAEEAETNAAHSDSEEDLVEHTRVLEPEDFRRIKALREAGKLDAAMEKVGAKKAKETAAEEMRRMLRLADRSNVADRRAHDKETRVASVMAGREDRGEFGASQARKNKKSGGTSNVEKKKRKNMPLAARVQAAGRRRRGSAKFGAAKAVKDKQFKGKFRKGANN